The proteins below are encoded in one region of Ricinus communis isolate WT05 ecotype wild-type chromosome 6, ASM1957865v1, whole genome shotgun sequence:
- the LOC8264245 gene encoding protein IQ-DOMAIN 3-like, whose protein sequence is MGKKGGWFSAFRKALSPKKSKSKKQEKDPDLVVSSYEETALAAPVPPPPPPPPLPPPPRPAEDVKLTEAESEQSKHAYSVALATAVAAEAAVAAAQAAAEVVRLTSTACYCGKSREEVAAIKIQTAFRGYLARRALRALRGLVRLKTLIQGQSVQRQAANTLRAMQTLARVQSQIRARRARMSEENQALQRQLQQKREKELEKLRSAIGEQWDDSAQSKEQVEASILHKQEAAMRRERALAYAFSHQQAWKNSSKSANATFMDPNNPHWGWSWLERWMAARPWESRSTVDNNDRASVKSTMSRALSIGEISRAYSRRDLDHDKPSPGAQKSTRLPSRQSPSTPPSKAPSTSSVTGKIKPPSPRGSAWGGDDDSRSLFSVQSERYRRHSIAGSSVRDDESLASSPSVPSYMAPTQSAKAKSRLPSPLGVDKDGTPDKASVASAKKRLSFSGSPAGLRRHSGPPRVNSSIMNNIEMHIEEQVNKGESGR, encoded by the exons ATGGGGAAAAAAGGGGGTTGGTTCTCTGCTTTCAGGAAAGCTCTCAGTCCTAAG AAATCCAAATCAAAGAAGCAAGAGAAGGATCCAGATCTAGTTGTTTCTTCATATGAAGAAACTGCATTAGCTGCTCCTGtgcctcctcctcctccacctCCCCCATTACCTCCTCCACCTCGCCCTGCAGAAGATGTTAAATTAACTGAAGCTGAGAGTGAGCAGAGCAAGCATGCATACTCTGTGGCACTTGCCACCGCTGTGGCTGCTGAGGCAGCTGTTGCTGCTGCCCAAGCTGCTGCTGAGGTTGTTCGGCTTACTAGTACGGCATGTTACTGTGGAAAATCAAGAGAGGAAGTAGCAGCTATTAAGATTCAAACGGCATTTAGAGGATACTTG GCAAGGAGGGCATTGCGAGCTTTAAGAGGGTTGGTGAGATTGAAGACATTGATACAAGGCCAATCTGTCCAACGGCAAGCGGCTAACACGCTGCGGGCAATGCAGACTCTTGCTCGTGTGCAGTCTCAGATTCGTGCAAGAAGGGCCAGAATGTCAGAGGAGAACCAGGCCCTCCAACGGCAGCTCCAACAAAAACGTGAAAAAGAGCTTGAGAAGTTGAGATCTGCT ATTGGAGAACAGTGGGATGATAGTGCTCAGTCAAAGGAGCAAGTTGAAGCAAGCATATTGCACAAGCAAGAAGCAGCAATGAGGCGAGAAAGGGCATTGGCTTACGCGTTCTCTCATCAG CAAGCGTGGAAGAACTCTTCAAAATCAGCAAATGCAACATTTATGGATCCAAATAATCCTCATTGGGGTTGGAGTTGGTTAGAAAGATGGATGGCAGCCCGACCTTGGGAGAGCCGTAGTACAGTAGACAATAATGACCGAGCTTCTGTTAAAAGCACAATGAGCCGTGCCTTATCTATTGGGGAAATCAGCAGGGCTTACTCTCGACGTGATCTCGACCATGATAAGCCTTCACCTGGTGCCCAAAAGTCTACTCGACTTCCCAGCCGTCAATCCCCTTCAACCCCCCCATCCAAAGCACCTTCGACCTCATCAGTAACAGGGAAAATCAAGCCACCAAGTCCAAGAGGTAGTGCTTGGGGTGGGGATGATGACTCAAGGAGCTTGTTCAGTGTCCAGTCTGAGCGCTATCGGAGGCACAGCATAGCCGGATCATCAGTGCGAGATGATGAAAGCCTTGCTAGCTCGCCATCAGTACCAAGTTACATGGCACCCACACAGTCAGCAAAGGCGAAATCTCGCTTGCCAAGCCCATTGGGGGTAGATAAGGATGGCACACCAGATAAGGCATCAGTGGCATCCGCAAAGAAACGGCTTTCGTTCTCTGGTTCACCAGCTGGATTAAGGAGGCATTCTGGTCCTCCTAGAGTGAATTCCAGTATCATGAACAACATTGAAATGCACATAGAAGAGCAAGTTAACAAAGGAGAAAGCGGCAGGTAG
- the LOC8264244 gene encoding mitochondrial import inner membrane translocase subunit TIM14-1 — translation MATPFFAGLAVAAAALAGRYGIQAWQAFKARPPKPKFRKFYDGGFQPKMTRREAALILGIRENATADKVKEAHRKVMVANHPDAGGSHYLASKINEAKDTMLGKTRDGGSAF, via the exons ATG GCAACACCCTTTTTCGCTGGGCTTGCAGTGGCAGCTGCTGCACTTGCTGGTAGATATGGAATTCAAGCTTGGCAAGCATTCAAGGCTCGACCTCCTAAGCCTAAATTTCGCAAATTCTATGATGGTGGTTTCCAGCCTAAAATGACTAGAAGAGAAGCTGCTCTTATTCTTGGTATTAG GGAGAATGCGACAGCGGATAAGGTCAAGGAAGCACATAGAAAAGTAATGGTAGCAAATCATCCTGATGCTGGCGGTAGCCATTACCTTGCTTCTAAGATCAATGAAGCCAAAGACACGATGCTTGGAAAGACGAGGGATGGTGGATCTGCTTTCTAA